Within Mytilus edulis chromosome 10, xbMytEdul2.2, whole genome shotgun sequence, the genomic segment CtcattttatcttttatcttCGTTCTTATTTTTATCCTTGTattaataccccccccccccctttttcgaTAATAGTTATTATCCTTGCTAGGCAAGACTATTCCCATGACTGATAGCTACATTAGAAGGAGCTTGAGGCAGATTAAAATCCAAACATCAGGTCTTCAGCAAAAATATATACCGGTTTTGCTATCTGATAGCAAAGGCTCATATATTAAACGTGAAGTTACCAACTTAGATGAGCTAAAGATAGAGTTTATAAACCAGTCTGGCTCTCGACTGAGAGATTCTATACTCTGGGTACGTAACAACCTTCACAAAAGAaccaaaagatataaaaatatccACGTTTATGTATGGCTTGGAAACTGTGACATTACTGTAAAATCTGGTAGATATTTAAACCTACGCTTTCAGAATACCTCCAGTATAATCAAATACATAAAAGACAAACTTGAGGATATTATTTTAGCCATAAAAGTGTCCAGAAAGAAAAACACACCAAGAGTTACTTTGCTCGAAATCCCTCATTACTCGTTAGTGGAATACAACTCTTCTCATAAACACCCTGAACCTCGTTCTTTTTATGAAGACGACATCAAGCTTTCAAAACAAGTTGATTCTATTAATAGTGTAATCCGTCAGCTTAATACCTCAGCCTTGGATAACGCCAGATCACCACGATTTTCATTAGACTTAACCCGCCCAACCAAAGGTCACAAGGGACAAAGAGCAAAGGCTCGTAGCCATTACAATTTCAAGCACGTGTACGTGGATGGTGAACACCCCAACCCATTGCTAGCAAAACTCTGGTATCAACGCATTGGCAGACAGATGGTGTTTGACTGTTTCACAAAATCAAAAAAGCATCGCCACAGGCACAGAAAATCCAAaaactcaaaatttgaaaactgagCTGTAAAAACTGTTTTGCTGCTCATACAGATTTTTCTATTGTCAATTGAATTAACATCATTACAACCAATAAGTTAAGGATGCAACTTTAATTTTGACTAATATCACACAATCCAATATAGTCTGAGGGAAAAAAAAGGGAGAGTAACTTTAGTAAGggtagtaaaaacagttttgctgccTAATTGCTATACAATCCAAGTGAACCTGAAACAGTTATAAATAAGGAAAAGAAGTAAAAGATAGTCTACGTCATCCCATCATATATAACAACATAATAACACCATATCTCTGACACAGCTTCATCACTATAGTTATAATTGCTTCTGCATAATATAGATAACAAGAGTTTGGTTCAGAAAATTTggatagtaaaaacagttttgctgtccaTTTCTATATATCAGACAAATTCAGCTTTACATTACTATCAACATACatattctgagaaaaaaaaaaaaaagggggaaataaCTTTTAGTAAAggtagtaaaaacagttttgctgccTAATTGCTATACAATCCAAGTGAACCTGATACAGTTATAAATAAggaaaagaatttaaatattgtcTACGTCATCCCATCATATAACAACATAATAACACCATATCTCTGACACAGCTTCATCACTATAGTTATAATTGCTTCTGCATAATATAGATAACAAGAGTTTGGTTCAGAAATCTTggatagtaaaaacagttttgctgtccaTTTTTATATATCAGACAAATTCAGCTTCTGCATTACTATCAACATACATTCCGCTAAGAGCATTTAACTAGAGATCATCCTATTTTTGTCATAACCCTATATTTATTCTATATTATAATCATCATATAACCTGATTCTTCAGCTTTATCATCaagatagtaaaaacagttttgctgtccaTAGGGATCACCCTATCTTACGCATAGCTTACATACTCTGTGTCATCTGTGCACCAATTTATATATGTTCGTCAAACGTCAAGGTTAGTAAATACTGTTTTGCTGcccaaattctaccaaatttcTTAGAGAAAGGAAAACAACAAAGTCAACAAATTTATCAAGTCACATTAGCTTAGGAATAGTAAAGACTGCTTTGCTGTCCAAAATTTATCCAGAGTTATTGAGAAAGAAAAGGCACTCCAGTAAATAAATCTGTCAACTTATATTGGCTTCAAAATAGTAAAGACTgctttgctaaaaaaaaaaaaaacaacaaacaacaaataaatatatccaGAGTTATTAGAGAAAGGACAGGAACTTCAGTAAAAATTGTCAAGTTCATTGGTTTCAAAATAGTAAAGACTGCTTTGCTGTCCAAAATTTTATCTAGTCTTATTGGAATAAGGAAAGGACCCTCAGTAAATAATTTTTGTCAAGATTTAATAGCTTCAGTATAGTAAAGACTGCTTTGCTGTTATCTGATCTAAAATGTCTTCTCCAAGGAGATCACATAGAGAGAAAATCTCTCCATATAGATATACACCAAGTCTAGCAGTTGCGAAACATAAAGCACGACAAAAAAACAGGGAACGTTTGCAACTATCTAGTCAATTTACTCCAAATAGATTAACTCAAGGGAAAACAACAGTGACTAATTACTCACTAAATCCAACCAAAGCAGCCCAAAAAATGATTGATGCTACTGAACAGCTCAATGTACAGGCTGAATTCAAAAGAGGAACCCTTGTTATGAAATTCTCTCCTGCTGCGTTTCTGATGTTTCACAAACATACTCTTGCTTACTATGAAAAATCAAGTAGATTAACAGCTATATCTCATTTCAAAAGGGACAAAAACAATCGCATAGTGGAAGAATCACTCAGTATTAAACCAATCACAAATGATAAGGTTGGTAGGAGACAAGTTTACAGAATCAATTTATACAAAACTGCATTCTCTGTTGAAGCAAATGGTAGAGAGATTAAGGACTTTATTAAAAATGACCTACATGAAATTTTAAGTACATTACCATCTATagaatttttaaacaatatgaacaCAGCCATACAAGATTCATGTAAATCTTTCTTGTCTGATCAGGACTCTACCAATTGGATACAATCAGATAACATTTCTTCCCATTCTGCAATCGTACCTACATCCAGTAGAGATGAAAATGATCCTCTCCTGACCAATTTAAACAGAACTCAAAATTTGACATCAATTGAGACAATAGTAGCAACAGTTTCTACACAATCTCACAAAAACTGTGCTAGTTGCTCTGAGAACATAATCGACTTCGAATTTATCATGTGTATCACTTGTGAAGAAAAATTCCATTTTCAATGTCAAAACATAACTTCTGATCAATACAAATCTATGAGTATTGATGAATTGGAACAATTCAAATGCACACAGTGTAATTCGTTAATAAATGACCTATCCATCTCAGAAATAGAAACAGATCCCGGAAACATGGTTCAATTTACTGGTTCCTCATGCTCCCCTGATACTTTGGTGAAAACAGTTCAGATAAACAGAAATCTTGAAAAATCTCCAAAATCAGACCCTTATTGTGGGAACTCTAAGGACATGCAACAAGACCATACAGGAAAACAAGTTCATACTGCTCAACAACAATCAACTAATATAGGAGCTCTTAGAAACAACTCTTCTCCAATTTTGCAGACAGATAATAACTCAATAAAACAACCTAAACAAACTGGAccaaagaaacaaaagacactGAAGCAAGATGATTTAAAATCCAAACTCGCCGTAGCAGAAGCACATATTGCCGCTCTAGAGAACACCATACTAGATAATAATAACTTAATCAGGAACATGAAACTGACTCAGCTCGGTCAAAATGATTACCACCAAAATGGACCTGACCTTCATAGTTATAGACAGACCCCATCATCAATCAGTGCTAACTGTTCTAATTGTCACTGTTCACAAGTGGATAATAGAATCAGAGACCTTGAGCGGGAAATGTCAAATTTGAGACTTCAACACCTTGAAAATCAATTCTTCACACTTAGACAACAAAGTCAAAACCTAGTCAACCTGCAAGCCACAGCACATATGAACCAACAAGGCCCTGTACATACAATACACTCTCAACATGTTGTTCAACCTTCTCCAACTTCAGTGCAAAACCATTGGTTACAACAACCAGTTCATCCCTTATTCCAGCAGACAGTTCCAGCTCCACCACCTTATATGTTTAGACAACCAAGCAGAACTCAAATGGTACCGTCACAAAACATACCAAATAGTCATATGCAAGCCCAGCATCCACAAATGATATATCATAGAGCTGCAGTTGCAacacaattatctcccttggatAGTAATAACAGTATTGCTGTCACTCCATCAATTCATCCTCATTCTCAAACTCACCACATGTCCTCTACTCAAGGAAAGGTACAGATAAACACATCTAGTAATAAAATTGTACCAGAGCTTATCACAAAATCTTGTGTTTCTAATGACATAAGTAACAGTTCATCAGgagatagtaaaaacagttttgctgtcactCCATCTACTCATCTTCATTCTCAAATTCACCACATGTCATCTACTCAAGGAAAGGTACAGATAAACACATCTACTGATAAAAATGTACCAGAGCATATCTCAAATTCTTATTCTTATGCTCCTAATGTCTTAATTAGTAACAGTTCTACAGgagatagtaaaaacagttttgctgtcagaaaaGAAAATGGAATGAAAGCAAACCTGAATGTTCCTTCACAAAGTGGTCCTCCTAGAGATTCACCAAAACCATACCCTGAAAATCCGGATCCCAATACCATATTAAATTCCTCAAACTCAAATAGTAAAAACTGTTTTGCTGTTGAACAAAGGAGTGAGACAATGATATCAGAAAATTGTTCCGACACAGTAGGATTGCCACCAAACAAGAATGTTCAACACATATACAATCCTTTTTTAGACAAAGGTCAAACATTCCTCCTGGACCCAGACATAGCAGCCCCTGTGACAAGAATGATATAACCTTAGGAAAATCAAGTCCGCTCCGAATTGTCTCTTTCAACATTAAAGGCTTTAATTCCAATAAAAACTACTTTGATGAAATTCTTGATAAACATGATATTGTACTGATACAAGAACATTGGCTTTTTAATTATGAAAAAGAATTATTGAAACAACATCATTCAGATTTTATAACTTTCTCGAGACAAATTGATGATAATGAACCCTTATCTCCAATCAGTAGACCAAGAGGCCATGGAGGTATTGCAATTTTGTATAGAAAATCCATGTCAACTATGTTTTCTCAACTTCCTGATGGAGATAACAGAATCCAGGCTATCGAAATTTCAACCACAAAAGACCCAATATGTCTTATAAATGTATATCTCCCCTCAAGAGGTACCGACAAAGGTCATGATGCTTATAGAGCAGCTTTGGACATCTTAAAAGAATTACTACTAAAATATCAAAGAACTCATTCAATTATTATCGCCGGCGATTTTAATGCTTCATTCCATAGACAATACAAGGACACTCAAGATGAACTGTTTAAAAACTTCTGTAAGGAAAATCAAATAGAGCTACCATCTAACTACCCTATAGACCATACATACCATCAAGGTGATTCAAAATCACAGATAGACTACATTCTAACAAAATCTAGAGAGAATGATGACGAGTCAACTGAATATATGCAGGTGAAAATCTTGAGAGAAGGCCACAACACATCAGACCATTATCCCGTCTCCGCTGAATTTTCTGTTAGATTACGGACCGCTCAAAAACAACTGAATGGAGATATTGTGACTAAGATTAATTGGGAAAAGGTTGACAAAACAAGTTATGAACAAAATTTGAAGGAGGAACTAAAAGATAGAAAGTATCTGAACATGAGAACACCTTACGGTATTGAACAAGCTACAAACCAGCTAATTTCTGGTCTTACTAACGCTTTAAATTTGAGCTATCCCCGTAGGAAATCCAAATTTAGTAGAAAAAAGAAGATCAGCTGGTCTCCACAACTTGCTAAAGCTGTGGGTCTGTCAAAAAAGGCATTTTATCTGTGGAAAAAGGTTGGTTCACCTCCTTCGAAAAATAATATCTACAACTTGAAGAGACTAGAGACGAAACGTTCCGTCAGATCAATACAAAGGCAACAAACGGCTGACAAAAGAATTAAACTACATGAAGAAATTATGATGGCTTCAGATAGGGATAAGGATCTATTTTTTCGACTTATTAAAACTCAACGGTCTTCTTCTTCTCAGTTCACGCACACCCTTAGAACTGAAGAAAAAGAAGCATCAACTCCAAACGAGATAAATAACGTCTTCAAAGATCACTTTGAAAAATTAGCCAAAACCAATTCAAATCCTAACTTCAACATTGGTCATGATAATCTTGTCAAGCTAGACATGGAAACCATTGTCAACATCtgtgaaaaccaagaaataaCAATTCAACCTGTTACCTCAACAGAAATCACCAAgcgtatttcaatattaaaaagaaaaaaggctGGCGATGTAGAAGGTTTAACTGCAGAACATCTAATTTATGGTGGAACAGAGTTGACTGAATTCCTAGTTACCTTAATTAacaatatattctatacaaagcatGTTCCTGAAGTCATAAAAAAGGTCTGCTGACCCCTGTCCACAAAAAGGACAAAGACCCTACTATACCATCCAACTATAGAGGCATCACAGTCATTTCCATCATTTGTAAGATTTTGGAGCTTTGTATTAGAGCTAGAATCGAGGGTACACTAAATAAACATCAAAACAAGCTTCAGAAAGGTTTCACTAAAGGTGCATCATCTATTAATATTGCTCTTCTCATCTCTGAAGCAATTAACGAAGCCAAAGATAAAAACGAGTGTCTCATTCTAATAACTCTGGATGCAGAAAAAGCATTTGACGTGGTAGACCATATACACCTATTCTGGAAATTATATCATCAAGGAATTAATGGAGCTACATGGTTGCTAATTAAGGAACTATATAACAAAACAACTACACAAGTTAAATCTCAAGGATATATCTCGGAAACATTTGTGAATGAGCAGGGAGTCAAACAAGGTGGAATTCTCTCTGCCAATTTTTACAAGGCCTATAATAAGAATATCCTCGATACTCTTGAATCCACAAACATAGGAATTAAAATTGGAACCAATTATGTGGGTTGCCCAACGTGCGCAGATGACATAATGCTATGTGCTGGCTCAGAACATGATGCCTCAACCCAACTACGCATCATTGAAAACTGTACCAAAAACGATCGGGTAAAGATAAACAGCAAAAAGACTGAAATTCTAATGATTAACAAGaagaataaagatataaatcttcaactttttaatgaaaaaatagacGAAAAgcaaaacattaaacatttaggaattgaaagacaagaaaaaaataatccaaaTGTAGAGAATAGAATTTCTGTTGCAAGAGCTACAATGTATTCCCTATTAGGAGCTGGATTACATGGAATAAATGGTATAAATCCACTATTATCGTATAAACTATGGCGGACTTATGTTATACCAAGAATGTTCTATGGAATTGAAATTCTCAACATTACCAAAACCGATATACAAAAATTAGAagcttttcagaaaaaaacttttaaacaaattctaTCCTTACCACAAAGAACTGCAGATGCTGCTATCTATATCTTACTCGGAGCCGAATCTATTGAGCAACTCGTACATAAAGCTGTCATTTCCCTATTTCTAAGAATATCAAAAGATCCCAACTCAATTGAGTGTAAAATTGGAATTAGACAGCTAGCTACAAAAGATGATAAATCAAATAGTTGGTATATAAATGTGGATAGAACTCTCAAATCTTATAATCTTCCATCCGCACATGAGATTATACTAAATCCTGAGAAAAATTGGAAACGATTGACTCATGAAGTTATAGACAAAACCTGGAAAAACAAATGGACCGAATCTGCTAGAAGCAAATCAACACTCAAATATATGGAAGTAAACAACTGGAACTTTAAAAAACCAAACTTCTGTTGGAGCAGTGTCAGAGATAATAAAAGAGATGTCAGCAAAGGGATAATAAAATCCAGGATACTTACAGGAACTTACAAAACCCAAAGTATTACCAACCGATTTGACGGAACAAAATCTGCAGAATGCAAATTGTGCATGGTAGGACCTGAGGATTATAAACATTTCCTAATCAACTGTGAAAGTCTGAATTGTGTGAGAAAAATCCATCAAGATAGACTAAAATCCCTACTAGAGGATAATCATATCCACTATTGCAGTATAATTGATTCTGATGAGGATCTTCTAGAATTGTTGGTTGACTGTTCTAGGAACGACCTTATAACTGTGCCTCAGCAGAGAGACTTAGAACGAATCTGCAAAGACTGGATCTATGCATTGCATGCTAAAAGAACCCAACTTttagaaaacaaatgaacaatcaGTTGAGTTCTGAGCTTAAACTACAAGTGGCTGTCAGTCGTGGGAATGTAACATATAACAAGTATTATACTACTTTGTCTATATACTTAATTAATACTAAGTAATTCATAGTTAAACCATAACTAGAGCATATGTATTAATTACCCCTGTAAATAATCTTATAGACCCAAATTCTATTGACAAACTCTACTGTTTTACttaaaactaatttttacaaGTCTCTTGTTTTATTCATATCCCTTACCATTTTATCTTTTAACTACATATATTTAAACTTATTAAGAAACCATACTAGTCCATAAATTTAACCAATTACTAGTACAGATTAGTAGTTCCTTTCACTTTTCGTTGCTAAGAGAATATAAACAACTGATAAGATtacttttatccattttataattttaaatgtatagtgTACATACAAGTTCCTGTTTTAACTAATTTTTAGTTTTATCCTATTATAACTGTTAATATTATCTTAAATTTTAACCAGtagataaaatttaaaacaacgcaattttaaaaataaacaaaatttttaaatgcgGTGACCCTGCAGATAGGGTGGACttccagaagaagaagaagaagaagattcaATATATGTATTCCAATGTTGGAAACTAAAGGCCACAAAACTCACATTTGTTGATAAAAATTGTGGGCATATTAAAACTCTTTTCTGATCTTGCAATTAAAAATCACAgaattttataattaattattaataataatgttttacagaaaattccttttttaaagaaaaacattgatcaataaaatttaaatctgCTCACCGATTCTTTTCAAAGAGACGTATAATACATTACTATAAGAATATGACACCTGGACTCATTGCCAACTGACATGACACTTTCTTGCCCCAGCTAACTACAAACTCAACTGACACCAATTTCATAATGTATTGCACCAACCTCACCTGCTCCTGAGAATTCTAGCTTTACAATAAAACTGTGAGGTCCTAGTTTTAGGTTTTTGAGTCAGTTGAATATGTCTCTCTTGAATTAAATCCTTTTCATCAGTTGAAAAAGTATCTATATTTTTATGTTCTAGTGTATGAAGGGTTACTTTTCTACTGTAGGtctaaaatcaaagtaaatttTCACATGTACACTGCATGATTATTTAAGTCCTATTAATTATGCCCCACCCTATGTTAATATTCTTCTAATTTgaatttttacatgttttgtaattttgtttccACTGTCATGATTAATATAGTATTTT encodes:
- the LOC139492603 gene encoding transcription intermediary factor 1-alpha-like — its product is MSSPRRSHREKISPYRYTPSLAVAKHKARQKNRERLQLSSQFTPNRLTQGKTTVTNYSLNPTKAAQKMIDATEQLNVQAEFKRGTLVMKFSPAAFLMFHKHTLAYYEKSSRLTAISHFKRDKNNRIVEESLSIKPITNDKVGRRQVYRINLYKTAFSVEANGREIKDFIKNDLHEILSTLPSIEFLNNMNTAIQDSCKSFLSDQDSTNWIQSDNISSHSAIVPTSSRDENDPLLTNLNRTQNLTSIETIVATVSTQSHKNCASCSENIIDFEFIMCITCEEKFHFQCQNITSDQYKSMSIDELEQFKCTQCNSLINDLSISEIETDPGNMVQFTGSSCSPDTLVKTVQINRNLEKSPKSDPYCGNSKDMQQDHTGKQVHTAQQQSTNIGALRNNSSPILQTDNNSIKQPKQTGPKKQKTLKQDDLKSKLAVAEAHIAALENTILDNNNLIRNMKLTQLGQNDYHQNGPDLHSYRQTPSSISANCSNCHCSQVDNRIRDLEREMSNLRLQHLENQFFTLRQQSQNLVNLQATAHMNQQGPVHTIHSQHVVQPSPTSVQNHWLQQPVHPLFQQTVPAPPPYMFRQPSRTQMVPSQNIPNSHMQAQHPQMIYHRAAVATQLSPLDSNNSIAVTPSIHPHSQTHHMSSTQGKVQINTSSNKIVPELITKSCVSNDISNSSSGDSKNSFAVTPSTHLHSQIHHMSSTQGKVQINTSTDKNVPEHISNSYSYAPNVLISNSSTGDSKNSFAVRKENGMKANLNVPSQSGPPRDSPKPYPENPDPNTILNSSNSNSKNCFAVEQRSETMISENCSDTVGLPPNKNVQHIYNPFLDKGQTFLLDPDIAAPVTRMI
- the LOC139492604 gene encoding uncharacterized protein encodes the protein MFSQLPDGDNRIQAIEISTTKDPICLINVYLPSRGTDKGHDAYRAALDILKELLLKYQRTHSIIIAGDFNASFHRQYKDTQDELFKNFCKENQIELPSNYPIDHTYHQGDSKSQIDYILTKSRENDDESTEYMQVKILREGHNTSDHYPVSAEFSVRLRTAQKQLNGDIVTKINWEKVDKTSYEQNLKEELKDRKYLNMRTPYGIEQATNQLISGLTNALNLSYPRRKSKFSRKKKISWSPQLAKAVGLSKKAFYLWKKVGSPPSKNNIYNLKRLETKRSVRSIQRQQTADKRIKLHEEIMMASDRDKDLFFRLIKTQRSSSSQFTHTLRTEEKEASTPNEINNVFKDHFEKLAKTNSNPNFNIGHDNLVKLDMETIVNICENQEITIQPVTSTEITKRISILKRKKAGDVEGLTAEHLIYGGTELTEFLVTLINNIFYTKHVPEVIKKVC